From Microcaecilia unicolor chromosome 11, aMicUni1.1, whole genome shotgun sequence, the proteins below share one genomic window:
- the FAU gene encoding ubiquitin-like protein fubi and ribosomal protein S30 isoform X2: MQLFVRAQSLHTLEVSTQETVAQLKARIESLEGFDVEDQVLLLGGAPLEDEATLEECGISSLATLEVAGRMLGGKVHGSLARAGKVRGQTPKVAKQEKKKKKTGRAKRRMQYNRRFVNVVPTFGKKKGPNANS, encoded by the exons ATGCAGCTGTTTGTGCGTGCTCAGAGCCTGCACACCCTTGAGGTGTCCACACAGGAAACTGTAGCCCAGTTAAAG GCTCGTATTGAGTCCCTTGAGGGCTTTGATGTTGAAGATCAGGTGCTGTTACTGGGCGGAGCACCGTTAGAAGATGAGGCCACTCTTGAGGAATGTGGTATCAGCTCACTGGCCACCCTGGAAGTTGCGGGCCGTATGCTTGGAG GTAAAGTTCATGGGTCGTTAGCCCGTGCTGGGAAAGTCAGAGGTCAGACTCCCAAA GTTGCCAAGcaggagaagaagaaaaagaagacagGACGTGCCAAGCGACGTATGCAATACAACCGCCGCTTTGTCAATGTGGTTCCAACCTTTggcaaaaagaaggggcccaatgCTAACTCTTAA
- the FAU gene encoding ubiquitin-like protein fubi and ribosomal protein S30 isoform X1, which translates to MKTMQLFVRAQSLHTLEVSTQETVAQLKARIESLEGFDVEDQVLLLGGAPLEDEATLEECGISSLATLEVAGRMLGGKVHGSLARAGKVRGQTPKVAKQEKKKKKTGRAKRRMQYNRRFVNVVPTFGKKKGPNANS; encoded by the exons A tgaaaacCATGCAGCTGTTTGTGCGTGCTCAGAGCCTGCACACCCTTGAGGTGTCCACACAGGAAACTGTAGCCCAGTTAAAG GCTCGTATTGAGTCCCTTGAGGGCTTTGATGTTGAAGATCAGGTGCTGTTACTGGGCGGAGCACCGTTAGAAGATGAGGCCACTCTTGAGGAATGTGGTATCAGCTCACTGGCCACCCTGGAAGTTGCGGGCCGTATGCTTGGAG GTAAAGTTCATGGGTCGTTAGCCCGTGCTGGGAAAGTCAGAGGTCAGACTCCCAAA GTTGCCAAGcaggagaagaagaaaaagaagacagGACGTGCCAAGCGACGTATGCAATACAACCGCCGCTTTGTCAATGTGGTTCCAACCTTTggcaaaaagaaggggcccaatgCTAACTCTTAA